One genomic segment of Oenanthe melanoleuca isolate GR-GAL-2019-014 chromosome 5, OMel1.0, whole genome shotgun sequence includes these proteins:
- the CHAC1 gene encoding glutathione-specific gamma-glutamylcyclotransferase 1, producing MKRDPQRPEERSEPPPCSPPGQEEGVPPVWIFGYGSLVWRPGFEFTSRKVGFIRGYSRRFWQGDTFHRGSEKMPGRVVTLLEDCGACTWGVAYEVRGEQIAASLEYLNMREAVLGGYDTKLVKFHPQEKDAEEPFLALVYIATPQNPSYLGPASEEDIAAQIIVSSGCAGHNIEYLLRLADFMRYFCPQAEDKHLFSIEEALISILPCLYYTEDSLEETASVPQKSKG from the exons ATGAAGCGAGACCCGCAGCGCCCCGAGGAGCGCTCGGAGCCGCCGCCCTGCTCGCCCccggggcaggaggagggggtgCCGCCGGTGTGGATCTTCGGCTACGGCTCGCTGGTGTGGAGGCCGGGCTTCGAGTTCACGTCGCGGAAGGTGGGCTTCATCCGCGGCTACAGCCGCCGCTTCTGGCAGGGGGACACGTTCCACCGCGGCAGCGAGAAGATG CCCGGCCGGGTGGTGACGCTGCTGGAGGACTGCGGG GCCTGCACGTGGGGTGTAGCCTATGAAGTCCGTGGGGAGCAAATCGCTGCGTCGCTCGAGTATCTCAACATGCGAGAAGCTGTCCTGGGAGGCTACGACACCAAGCTGGTGAAGTTCCACCCCCAGGAGAAAGATGCAGAGGAACCTTTCCTGGCTCTTGTTTACATCGCAACACCCCAGAACCCTTCGTACCTCGGCCCGGCATCTGAAGAAGACATTGCAGCTCAAATCATTGTCTCAAGTGGTTGTGCTGGTCACAACATTGAGTACTTGCTGAGACTGGCAGACTTTATGCGCTACTTCTGTCCCCAAGCGGAGGATAAACATCTCTTCTCCATCGAAGAGGCTCTCATTTCCATCCTTCCGTGTCTGTACTACACAGAGGACTCTCTAGAAGAAACTGCAAGTGTCCCTCAGAAGTCTAAGGGttga